The Clostridiales bacterium FE2011 sequence TTTTGCCATAGCTGGTCGCCTCCTTTTTCTTTCTGACCCTATTATCCCACAGGAGGTATGACATATGATGTCATAGCAATTTAAAATTCCGGAAAGTCTTTCTTTCATGTACTCTCTTAACCAATTTGGTTTTATAATGCGAAAATCCAAACCGCCGGCAATCAAAACGCTGACAAAAACATCCGGATCAAAAAACGCATAGGTATAGGTGTGTCCTTCCGCCTTCCCACAAAGAAAATAATCCAACGGTGCTGCCGATGCTCTTCCGCCCAGCATCTCAATTTCCGCAAAGTACGGTTCTCTTGTCATACCGCTTTTATCCTCACCATTCCCCGACTCTGCAGATATCTTGGACAAAATCTCAGCCTGTCCCTCATACTTTCCGTATCCAAAGGAACTTAATTCCTTGCTCTGCTTTGCCAGCAACCGTACTGTCTCCTTCTCACTTTCCGACAGAAAGAAACTCGGCAGCACATACTCTTTCTCATACCGATATCCTCGTTTCCGCGCACAGTACAGAAGCGGTGCGTTCATGGAATCCCTCATATATTCAATATCTCGCTGTGCCTGCCTGTTAGAAATCTCAAATTGAGCTGCCAGAGTTCCGGCATTCGGATATGCATTCTCCACAACTCTATTGTGAAACCAAATCATTCTTTGATAAGCAGAAATAAGAACATCTCCTTTGTTGAATATCACCCATTCCCCAAAAACAATAAAAAAGCGATTTGGGGGAACGGGTGATACTTCATTGTCTTTTTGATCAGCTATACGGCTCTTCCTTTCTGTCTGATGTTGAACGTCCGTTATATGGAGAATCCCCATAATACCGGTCTTTCAGCGTACAACCGGACCAATATCTGCGGAAATAGAAATAATCATCTGCATATCGGTTATAGTGATAATCGTAAACCGTTCTTTTTTCAAAGAGCCGGAATCCGCACTTTTCTGCCGTTTTCCGGGAAGCCGGATTGTCCACGTCCATGACCGCAGTCAGATAATCAACCCCGTTCGTCCGGCAGAAAAACTCTGCAAACGCCTCTGCTGCTTCGGATGCATATCCTTTCCCGGTATACGCACCGATCATCATCCAGCCCAGGTCATATTCATGGAGCATATTCTGTTTGCAGAAAGTAAGAGCACCTACCACCTCGCCGGTATCCTTGCTTTCAATGGCATAGCATCGCCACGCATCGGCATCGCCGGTGTCCTCAATCTGCTGAAAGGTGCGGATATATCTTTGCATATCTGTTCGGTCAGCACAAACATCCAGAAAATCCGGACAGAACTCCGTCACCTGCGGATCGGTTTTGATTCTGTACAGCGCGTCTGCGTCTTCCTCCCGGAACGTACGAACAGTCAGCCTTTTTGTTTCAATTAACATTTTCGTTGCCTCCGGCGGTTTTCATGGATCTGTTATCTGAAACCAGTAGTTACGGTTGCATTTCGATAAACAAAGGGATACCTTTCTCTTCGAATCCAGCCGTTCAAAGTGTATTAAAACTGTCAAGACAACTTTTCAAACGGTTCTCCGTTTCCGTGTCTCCAACTCTGATAGAAAAGATCAAAAAATCCAGGGTTGTGTAGATATGATAAGCGCTTTCAAAAGCATCAAACTGAGCTTTACGATGAGTAGCACCATAATGGTCCAAAAACACATTTCGAAACAAGCTGTATTCCTGGTTGCTGTAGTTTTGCTTCATCCAGAATGTCAGTCGGGAAACATCCGCCATCCAGTTTAAGGCCATGGCATCATCCCAATCAATCAACGATATTTCACCATCATCACAAATAATAACATTTTTCTTTGACAAATCGCCATGGCACAAAACCGATGGCAAGTCCTCATAATTATGCATAGTATCCAGGACCATTGCCTTCATCTTTTTCAACTGCTTTTCCGGTACTATGCCTTCTAGGCTGTCATCGATTCCGTCAAATTCGTCTTCAAGGAAATCAATCATGCCATTATGGCTGGCTATACCGCTGCCGATATATCCGTAATTTGGGATGCATATACTGTGCACAGAAGACATCAGTTCCGCCAATTTGATATAAAGCCCGATTTCCTGTTCTCTGTCAAGCAGTATTTTATCTGCTGCCGTGCCTTGTATCTCGCACTCGATCAGATAGCCATTCGGATACATCTCATTATCCCGGTTGTAAGCAATTAACTCGGCACTGCGAATATGGTTCTGTGATAGTCTTTGATAAACAAAGGGAACCTTCCCTTTTTCCGGCCAGTTTTTACTTCTGTACAGTTTCAGATAATAACGTTTCCCTGCTATCGTGAAGAAGTATACGGAATTATTGGTTATATTCCGAATTTTCCCGATCTCATCCGTATCACAGCCAAAGTGAGTCCTGATAATTTGTTTAACTGTTTCTATTGCCGCATCCGCTTTGCCCATAAAGCACACCTTGCGATTATGTCCTTCCATGGTCATTTATCTGAATTATTCTCACAAGGAATCTCCTTGCCAATGACATTCTCGTTCACATTTTATCAAACCCGCCAGCCCGTGTCCATCCAGCAAAAACTCCGCGCCACTGGCCGGAGATCGAAGTGACGAGATTTCGTTTTGCGCCGCAACGGATATAGTTACTGGTCTCGTGGCGGGATTCCGCTTCGCGCCGCAACCTCAATCGTCGCGACTCCACACTGTGGAGCTCGCTCGTTTCGGTTGAGAAAGCCGCCGACGAGATCTCTGCCACTGGCAGTCGTCGGCGGCTTTCCCCACGGCCTTACAGGCCGCGTGGTCCGAATCCCTGCCATTTCGGAAACAGCAAAAAAAGGCACCCCATTTGGGGTGCCTTTTTGCTGTCGAAGTGGCGGGATTCGAACCCGCGGCCTTTTGGTCCCGAACCAAACGCGCTACCAAACTGCGCTACACCTCGATATAAACTGAGCCGATGAGGGGACTCGAACCCCTGACCTGCTGATTACGAATCGGCTGCTCTACCAACTGAGCCACATCGGCACGATCAGCAAAGGCTATTATATCAAAGGGACTTTCGTTTGTCCAGCCTTTTTTTCGCCGCCTGTGGACATCCGGGAAAGGGTATGGTAAACTGCTCCGGCACTATGATAGAAAGAGAGATCGCGCATGAAGTACCAGCTGATCGCCCTGGATCTGGACGGGACACTGCTCAACAGCCGGAAGGAGCTCCCTGAGGACGCCATCCAGGCCATCCGGAAGGTCTGTGCTGCCGGAAAGACGGTGGTCTTTGATACCGGACGGGCTGTACCGGAACTGGCCGAGCAGATTGCCCTGCTTCCGGAAGTACGGTACGCGATCTTCTGCAGCGGCGCAGGCCTGTATGATACCCGGGAAAGGAAGGCCTTCGGCCTGAAGCCTATTCCTGACGCACAGACAAAACGAATCCTGTCCGTTGCCCGCACAAAGGATATCATGCCCCAGCTGGTGCTGGCGGACCGGGATGTGATCCAGGCCTCCCAGATGGATCGGCTGGAGCATTACAACATGGGCGTCTACCGGCCTATGTATGAAAAAGCCATGACGCTGGTGCCGGATATTTATGCCTTTGCCGAATCCTGCACCGAGCCTTTCCTGAAGATCAACCTGTATCACGCGGAAGTGGAGGAACGGATCCGCACCCGTGCACAGCTGGAAACACCGGATCTGGAGCTGGTCTATTCCGAAATATCCTCCCTGGAATGTTCCGCCGCCGGCGTCAGCAAAGGATCCGGGCTCCAGCGCCTCTGCGGCCTGCTGGACATTCCGCTGGAAGCCTGTATTGCCGTAGGCGACGCGGACAACGATATCCCCATGCTCCGGACAGCCGGACTTGGGATCGCCATGGGCAACGCGCCGGACTATGTCAAAACCGCCGCGGACCGGATCGTTTCCGATCAGGACCACGGCGGCTGTACAGAAGCCATAATGATGCTTGCAAAAGACTGATTCCTGGATGGAATCAGTCTTTTTTTGATTCCGTTTCTCCGCACTTCAGGTCGATAATACAATCACATATGTATTGCGCAAATATATATCAGTCCAATTTTACGCCATTGTATTTTTACCAAAAATCCGCACTTTTTACGGGTTTTTGTTGACGAATCCGTATTACATATGATATTTATAAGTATAGAGAATGGGAAAATGTTTAATAAATCTATAGTTGTGAAGAAACCATCATAACAATGCCTTACCGATCGCTCTGACAGTTCAGTATCGACTGACTCCCAAAGCCTGTACAACATGTTTTGCACCATTGAGTTTTTGATTGTCTCTTCTATTGGTTTTTATGGGGAAAAACAATCCCCATTATGAACAATTCTTCTTGAATCGCAGACACCCGGCATCTTAAGAAACGTCCCCGCAGACCTTTCTGGCAAGTTTGTAGTTTATCTGCACGATGAAAAGGAGGAAAAAGACATGTCAGCAAAAGCAACCAAGGCTCAAAAAGCAACCGCAGAATTCTTTGACACCGGCCTCAAAGCTAAAGACACTGCGATGGTCGTAATCCCAGGACGCGGCAGGGTGACCGTCGCCGTTCCGGAAGGAGACCTTTATTTCAAAGGTTCTCTCACGGAAGACACCGGCCTGACTTACGCCCAGGTCGTGAAGCCCATCCCGGATTATACGAAGCGGCGCCCCGGCAGGCCTTTCCCTATGCCCCCTGAAAAGATCAAAATCAAGGGAATACTGACACGCAAGGATTATCTGTATCTCGTTCGTCGCGGTTGCACCATCGAAGACGGAGTTCTCTCTGTTCCTCAGGAGAGAATAGCGGAAGTGCACAAACATCTCAAAATCGAAGCATAACGAATAAAAAGCCAGCCGGATTGTGGTCAGTCAAATGTCCGCAATCCGGTTTTTTAAGGAAGGCATGATCCATGGATCACGACGTACTCAATGTAGTCTGGTTACCGATCGGAGAGAAAGAACTGGCATTGAATCCCGCCACCGGAGACTGGCTCCTGGCAGATCCGGATGGGAAGAAATTGTTTCTGGCTGCCGCGGCTGGAAAAGATCCCCTGGATCTGCAAAACGAATTCCCGTTTGTGTCCCGTAATGAAATTTCCAGCCTGCTGAACGCGATGAAACAAATGGATTTCCGATCCGTCAGGGACTGCGGTCCAGCTCATTACTGTGATGACTGTCATCAGGGACGTTTTCCACGGCTTGCGGTTCTGAATCTCACCGAAGACTGCAATCTGAACTGCACCTATTGCTATGTACGGGCCGGCGAGAAAAAGAAGGCATGGATGCAGCCGGAGACCGCTTTCCGGATCGTGGATGAATTCTTAGCCATGAATGCGGACGATGAAAAAAGCAAGATCACGATCGTCATGCACGGCGGGGAACCTTTGCTGAACTATGATGTTGTGG is a genomic window containing:
- a CDS encoding aminoglycoside phosphotransferase family protein — protein: MEGHNRKVCFMGKADAAIETVKQIIRTHFGCDTDEIGKIRNITNNSVYFFTIAGKRYYLKLYRSKNWPEKGKVPFVYQRLSQNHIRSAELIAYNRDNEMYPNGYLIECEIQGTAADKILLDREQEIGLYIKLAELMSSVHSICIPNYGYIGSGIASHNGMIDFLEDEFDGIDDSLEGIVPEKQLKKMKAMVLDTMHNYEDLPSVLCHGDLSKKNVIICDDGEISLIDWDDAMALNWMADVSRLTFWMKQNYSNQEYSLFRNVFLDHYGATHRKAQFDAFESAYHIYTTLDFLIFSIRVGDTETENRLKSCLDSFNTL
- a CDS encoding GNAT family N-acetyltransferase, with protein sequence MLIETKRLTVRTFREEDADALYRIKTDPQVTEFCPDFLDVCADRTDMQRYIRTFQQIEDTGDADAWRCYAIESKDTGEVVGALTFCKQNMLHEYDLGWMMIGAYTGKGYASEAAEAFAEFFCRTNGVDYLTAVMDVDNPASRKTAEKCGFRLFEKRTVYDYHYNRYADDYFYFRRYWSGCTLKDRYYGDSPYNGRSTSDRKEEPYS
- a CDS encoding HAD-IIB family hydrolase, whose protein sequence is MKYQLIALDLDGTLLNSRKELPEDAIQAIRKVCAAGKTVVFDTGRAVPELAEQIALLPEVRYAIFCSGAGLYDTRERKAFGLKPIPDAQTKRILSVARTKDIMPQLVLADRDVIQASQMDRLEHYNMGVYRPMYEKAMTLVPDIYAFAESCTEPFLKINLYHAEVEERIRTRAQLETPDLELVYSEISSLECSAAGVSKGSGLQRLCGLLDIPLEACIAVGDADNDIPMLRTAGLGIAMGNAPDYVKTAADRIVSDQDHGGCTEAIMMLAKD